The following are encoded in a window of Fretibacter rubidus genomic DNA:
- a CDS encoding NADP-dependent isocitrate dehydrogenase — MSTTTPDIIYTIVDEAPELARNSLLPIISAFAGAAGINVQTRDISLAGRILSLFSNLLSDEQRVTDDLAALGELVKTPDANVIKLPNISASVPQLQEAITELQSQGFPIPDYPRDPKTDTEKSVRAKYDGIKGSAVNPVLREGNSDRRSAKAVKAYAKLNPHRMGDWTKDNKTTVASMPGHDFFANEKSVTITAAQAGGAKIIHTDKDGKTTVLKDGLSYEDGTIVDGTFMSAKALRTYIKDEVASTPPGVLFSVHLKATMMKVSDPIIFGHFVSVYLEDFLGKHGSAIDFNPNSGIGTLEKLIAGNAEMEADLKAALASKPPLYMVNSDKGITNLHVSSDVIIDASMPAVIKAGGIGWGPDGEPANTKCCIPDNCYAPVYDETVEFFKTNGKLDVTTCGAVSNVGLMAQKAEEYGSHPTTFTANADGTISIVLDNGETIISHDVEAGDIWRSCTAKKAPILDWIKLGIERADATGLAAFWLDENRAHDAELIKYIKPALADAGKDIPIMAPRAATRFTLEEMTKGHDVVTITGNVLRDYLTDLFPILELGTSAKMLSIVKLMNGGGLFETGAGGSAPKHVEQLQEENHLRWDSLGEFCALGESFNFLATKDRPKAAILGDAVERATQILLVEGHSPGRKVGDNDNRSSHYWFARYWAEAIASQYKDADLKAHFSKIATELAENEDTILAELKADEGKPADMGGYYHADADKVTAIMRPSKTLNAIIG; from the coding sequence ATGAGCACAACAACACCCGACATTATCTATACTATCGTTGACGAAGCGCCAGAGCTTGCGCGGAACTCGCTACTGCCCATTATTAGCGCCTTTGCGGGTGCGGCAGGCATCAATGTACAGACGCGGGACATATCGTTGGCGGGTCGGATATTATCCTTATTCTCAAACCTTTTATCAGATGAGCAGCGCGTCACGGATGACTTGGCGGCCCTTGGTGAGTTGGTGAAAACGCCTGATGCCAATGTCATTAAACTGCCCAATATTTCGGCCTCTGTGCCGCAATTACAAGAAGCAATCACTGAGCTTCAGTCCCAAGGCTTTCCCATCCCAGATTATCCGCGCGACCCGAAAACGGATACAGAGAAATCTGTACGGGCCAAATATGACGGCATCAAAGGCTCCGCGGTGAACCCTGTCCTGCGCGAAGGTAATTCTGATCGCCGCTCTGCCAAAGCGGTCAAAGCTTATGCTAAATTAAATCCACACCGCATGGGCGATTGGACAAAAGATAATAAAACAACGGTCGCGTCCATGCCGGGCCATGATTTCTTTGCCAATGAAAAATCAGTGACGATTACTGCGGCCCAAGCGGGCGGCGCGAAAATTATTCATACGGATAAAGACGGCAAAACCACCGTTTTAAAAGACGGGCTATCATATGAAGACGGCACAATCGTTGACGGCACATTTATGTCCGCCAAGGCGCTTCGCACTTACATCAAAGACGAAGTCGCCTCCACACCGCCCGGTGTGTTGTTTTCTGTCCACCTGAAAGCGACGATGATGAAAGTGTCTGACCCGATTATCTTCGGGCACTTTGTCTCTGTTTATCTCGAAGACTTCCTTGGCAAACACGGTAGCGCGATTGATTTCAACCCGAACTCTGGCATCGGCACATTGGAAAAACTCATTGCGGGCAATGCAGAGATGGAAGCGGATTTAAAGGCTGCGCTTGCGTCTAAGCCGCCACTTTATATGGTCAATTCCGACAAAGGTATTACCAATCTTCACGTCTCATCGGACGTCATTATTGACGCGTCTATGCCGGCGGTGATTAAGGCGGGCGGTATTGGCTGGGGCCCTGACGGAGAACCCGCCAACACCAAGTGCTGTATTCCTGATAATTGCTACGCACCCGTATATGACGAAACGGTGGAGTTTTTCAAAACGAACGGCAAGCTTGACGTCACGACATGCGGCGCGGTGTCCAATGTGGGCTTAATGGCGCAAAAGGCCGAAGAATACGGCTCCCACCCCACCACCTTTACGGCCAACGCAGACGGCACTATCTCTATCGTGCTTGATAACGGCGAGACGATTATCAGCCACGACGTCGAAGCGGGTGATATCTGGCGCTCTTGCACCGCCAAGAAAGCGCCGATTTTAGATTGGATTAAGCTCGGCATTGAGCGTGCTGATGCAACAGGTTTGGCCGCGTTTTGGCTGGACGAGAACCGCGCCCATGACGCAGAGCTCATCAAATATATCAAGCCTGCCTTGGCGGATGCTGGCAAAGACATCCCCATCATGGCCCCGCGCGCGGCGACCCGCTTCACGCTAGAGGAAATGACGAAAGGCCATGACGTTGTGACCATCACGGGCAATGTGTTGCGCGATTATCTGACCGATCTTTTCCCAATTCTGGAATTAGGGACATCGGCGAAAATGCTGTCTATTGTTAAATTGATGAACGGCGGCGGCTTGTTTGAAACAGGGGCCGGCGGCTCTGCGCCTAAACATGTCGAGCAGCTACAAGAAGAAAACCATTTGCGCTGGGACAGCCTCGGCGAATTTTGCGCGCTGGGCGAAAGCTTCAATTTCCTTGCCACGAAAGACCGTCCAAAGGCGGCGATTTTAGGCGACGCCGTTGAACGCGCGACGCAAATCCTTCTGGTCGAGGGGCATTCTCCGGGCCGTAAGGTCGGGGATAATGATAACCGCTCGTCACATTACTGGTTCGCGCGCTACTGGGCCGAAGCCATTGCGTCGCAATATAAAGATGCGGATTTAAAAGCGCATTTTTCAAAAATCGCTACGGAACTCGCAGAGAATGAAGACACGATTTTGGCAGAATTGAAGGCTGACGAAGGCAAGCCCGCCGATATGGGCGGCTATTACCACGCAGACGCCGATAAAGTCACAGCGATTATGCGCCCGTCAAAGACGCTAAACGCGATTATTGGCTAG
- a CDS encoding MipA/OmpV family protein, which produces MFRIIFTTTILSFASAPAFAQIADPMPSDTAGTGYIGATALLSSDYLGAANETVTALPYLSFENIKGFDLFGTALSYRAIEAGTGEGFGKWSLRAGPTVSYQRGRDSSDSVNLIGFDDVDASILAGGYIRTTIGPVGLRLDAAQDFAGGHDGLTVDASIGTFYRVGNFAIQPSATVSWGSGAHNDSFFSVTNAQAASSGLTTYDAGAGIYGYSLGIVSWVEIKDQYAISLIGSYRWFTDEAEDSPILNASDGSKNGLFAGLSVSRKFDSNKW; this is translated from the coding sequence ATGTTTCGTATCATTTTTACCACCACCATCTTAAGCTTTGCGAGCGCGCCAGCGTTTGCCCAAATCGCAGACCCCATGCCCAGCGACACAGCGGGCACGGGCTATATTGGGGCGACAGCGTTACTATCCTCAGACTACTTAGGCGCGGCGAATGAGACAGTGACAGCCCTGCCCTATCTTAGCTTTGAAAACATCAAAGGTTTTGACCTGTTCGGCACGGCGCTGTCCTACCGCGCGATTGAGGCGGGCACTGGCGAAGGCTTTGGCAAATGGTCGCTCCGCGCAGGACCAACTGTCTCCTATCAACGCGGTCGCGACAGCTCTGATAGCGTCAATTTGATCGGATTTGACGATGTTGACGCCAGTATTTTGGCAGGCGGTTACATCCGCACGACAATTGGCCCTGTTGGCCTGCGCCTTGACGCGGCCCAAGACTTCGCAGGTGGCCATGACGGGCTGACCGTGGATGCCTCTATCGGTACGTTTTACCGCGTTGGTAATTTTGCCATTCAGCCCTCCGCTACGGTCAGTTGGGGCAGCGGCGCGCATAATGACAGCTTCTTTAGCGTCACAAATGCTCAAGCCGCCAGCTCTGGCCTCACTACTTATGACGCGGGTGCTGGCATTTACGGCTACTCGCTCGGCATTGTCAGCTGGGTCGAAATAAAGGACCAATACGCCATAAGCCTCATCGGCTCCTACCGCTGGTTCACAGATGAGGCGGAAGATAGCCCGATTTTAAACGCATCAGACGGGTCGAAAAACGGCCTGTTTGCTGGGCTGAGTGTATCGCGAAAGTTTGATAGCAATAAGTGGTAA